One genomic region from Hyperolius riggenbachi isolate aHypRig1 unplaced genomic scaffold, aHypRig1.pri scaffold_207, whole genome shotgun sequence encodes:
- the JUNB gene encoding transcription factor JunB, with amino-acid sequence MCSRMEQTFYHDDSLLSAYSRAEAGLLKPSLPSLNEPYRAAKPDLSYYADQPSLKMSAPELERLIIHSGPGVINSPNGGQLYYRGGTEEQEGFVDGFVRALDDLHKMNRDGPPNVSLGGGSVPMNGGASPGSTVAAAAAMYGDQAVYTNLANYNCYRPPSTTINYLPHSYGGPPFKEEPQTVPEGGSRDSTPAPLSPINMEEQEKIKVERKRLRNRLAATKCRKRKLERIARLEDKVRELKNENSGLSGTAGALREQVEQLKVRVREHARHGCQLLLGAKGQTVF; translated from the coding sequence ATGTGCTCCAGGATGGAGCAGACCTTTTACCACGATGACTCACTGTTGTCTGCTTACTCAAGAGCAGAGGCAGGGCTGCTGAAGCCAAGCCTCCCTTCACTGAACGAGCCTTACAGAGCAGCCAAGCCAGATCTGTCTTATTACGCAGATCAGCCCAGCCTGAAGATGTCTGCTCCTGAGCTGGAGAGGCTGATCATCCACAGCGGCCCCGGGGTCATCAACAGCCCCAATGGAGGACAGCTGTACTACCGAGGTGGCACCGAAGAGCAGGAGGGCTTTGTGGACGGCTTTGTTCGAGCTTTGGATGATCTTCACAAGATGAACCGCGACGGTCCCCCCAATGTGTCCTTAGGGGGtggctcagtgcccatgaacggaGGAGCTTCTCCGGGTAGCACCGTCGCCGCTGCGGCCGCCATGTACGGCGACCAAGCCGTGTACACCAACCTGGCCAACTACAACTGCTACCGACCACCTTCAACCACCATCAACTACCTGCCGCACAGCTACGGTGGTCCTCCTTTCAAGGAAGAACCCCAGACCGTGCCCGAAGGTGGCAGCCGGGATAGCACACCTGCCCCGCTCTCCCCTATCAACATGGAGGAGCAGGAGAAAATCAAGGTGGAGAGGAAGCGGCTGAGAAACCGGCTGGCGGCCACCAAGTGTCGGAAACGCAAGCTGGAACGCATTGCCCGCCTGGAAGACAAAGTGCGGGAGTTAAAGAACGAGAACAGCGGTCTTAGTGGCACCGCTGGGGCCCTTCGAGAGCAGGTGGAGCAGCTGAAAGTCCGGGTGAGAGAGCATGCAAGGCATGGGTGTCAGCTGCTTCTGGGGGCCAAGGGCCAGACAGTCTTCTGA